The sequence TGTAGTTGCCCTATCTATTTCTTGTTTAGTAGCTAATATAGCAGGTTCAATATTAATGATGGGTTTGGCAAGAATAAGGATTTCTAAGTCTTCATTCTTTATTCTTAACGGTAGGTTAGTAGGTTTACAAGTAAAGAGTTTTCTGGCACTAGCATTAATTTCATTACAAATTTTCCAAAAATTACTTCTATATAAATTGGATTTACGGAAATGATGAACGGTCAAAATAGCATTATTGGCAATCAAAATACCTGAAGCAAAGGGTTTGGCTCGCTCACTAGATAAAATAGAAAAACAACTTCTTAGATCATAATTTGAAAAATTAGAATCTTGAGGCTTTTGGCTTTTTTATCTTATCTCTTTTTGCGATTACCTCTTTGTCACTAGATTCAGACTTATCTTTTGGAGGTAATGAAAAGACTACATCTAAGCGATTTCTTAATCTATTATGCTGCAAACTTGTTCTTACAGATCTAGCTTTTTTAGTTAAGGAAACTTCGCTTTCTAGTAAACATACAGTTTTTGGTTTTTCTGACTGGTTCTTAACCAACACTTTTCTTTATCATCAATTTGATTCATAAATACCTCATTGTATTCGCCATTATCAGGGGTTATTTTACGTAGGGTGTTTGCTAGTCGGCTTTATCTGCGAACTCATTTGAAGGATCTTCTATGTTAGCAAAAGCATTTTCATAACGAACAATAGCACACATTAAAGGGGGCATAGTTTGTTCCTGATTGTTTAGTTCATCAGGGGAAGGAATTCTTCTTGGTAGCAAATATGGTGTTGATACAGGACGTTCTAATACAGAATAAGTAAGTGCAAAATCTAAATCTCTTTCTCTTTGGAAAGGGAGATGCATGCTAATTCCTTCTAATGGCATATTAGTAATAAATATATTACCTGGCACTGCACCAACTATAGTGTTAGTGTCTTTATCAATTTTTACTTTAAGTTGTAGCTCAAGGGTTAACTCTGCATTTAAATCTAAAGGTTTTTTAATTTTATTGTAAAAGGGTAATATCTATGATCTGGATTTAACTTTGCAGCTATGTGTTGGGCTACTAACTCAACTATATCTTGATATTCATCTTGATATTTTACCTCATTTTTATCTTGCAATTCTTTAGCTATTTGTTTGAAAATTTGTTGAAAAATCTGCTGAAAGTCAGTTGGATCTACTTTGAGATATTTTTCATCTAGTTGTTTATACAAAGATTTATCAGGTTCTTCTAGTGACTGTTTAGCTGAATATTTATTAGCTAATGTTTCAGCTATTGAAGTAACTTTTGATTGAAAGCGATTTTTTTCAATTAGAGGAGTAATTAAATTTATCAAGCTATTTTCTGATAGTTTTTCTGATAATTTAGGTTTTGAGGCGTATTTAATATCTATATCCCAACAAACACAATTAGCAAGTAGTTGAGCTTTTTCGTCAGGAGCAGAAGTGTTATCTGTATCAAACACAGTTTTTATGAAATCAGCAGCACGTCTTGGATCAGTGTTTTGTGAACTAGGAATACTAATTGTACCTGTTTTTATTTCTAATAAAGCACTTAGCTTATTATGATTTCTAATCTTAGTTGGGTCTAGTAAATCAGGATTTATATTTATAGGGTTCCCTTTTTCATCTTTGACATATTCGCGCAAGTTAGGAATAAAATTTTCAAAGTCCTTAGTTTTTTTTAATTGGGAATCTGTTTGACCTACATCGATAATGTGTTTTGTTAATGGGAAAACAAATTCATCTTCAATGATAAACTTATGTGGTTTTAGCTGAGGTAATGGATTTAGCAGTTCTTTTGGAATTGAAAGTAAGGGAATATGAGGAAATAAAGGATCATTAACATCATATTCATAACAAGAAATAGTATTTTCAGGTATTCTGGCATCAGGTAATAAGACTTTTATTGGGACACTAGCTTGTTTGGTAGCTTGTTTAGTAGTTTCTTTTTGTTGATTCTTAGGTTTGTCTATGTAGAAAACACAAAGGCCACGAAAAAAGATTCTTAATTTACCGTTTGGAGGATTTTCTTCATTAATATTTTTAATTAAGTTTGGCATGATTTTTCTCCTTGTAATTTTTTGATTTAATTTCCTCCTAGCAAAACAAAAGCTGCCCAAAATTGGGGAGAATGAAAGCTAGGATCAGAATGATTGATTAACTCTAATTGTGCTTTTTGTAGTGCTTCAACGCTGTCACCTGTTTTAATAAGGTTTTGGTGAAATCTGGTAAAGAGTTCGGCTGAGGCACGATCATTAGCATTCCATAAACTAGCAACTACTGTTGGCACGCCTGCGGCAAGAAATGGTCGTGCTAAGTTAGCAATTCCTTCATTATTAAGATTACGACCATTAGCCGTTTTACAAGCTGCCAAAACAACTAATTTTGTTTGGTTAAATTTCTGTTTATATAATTCATAAGCATATAAATTGCTATTTTGTTTTTTAGCCTCATCTTCAGCAAAAACTAGTTGTGAATATAATGGAGATTGCTCATCCATAATTGCATGACCAGCAAAATGAATTATATTGTAGTTTTCTACTAGGGATAAAAATTTAGCTTTAGTAGCTTCTTTATCTAATAACAAGCTAGAATTTTTATAAAATTGACTAATTTGTTTAGCCTCTATTTCTGAAGCAGGTAAATTTGCAAGATTTGGAAATGATTTTTTATTGAAACTAGGGTTTCCTACAGCCAAAAGATTGTCAGTGCGATTTTGTTTAGCTAAAAGTCGGTTTCTCTCCGAACATTTAATAAAAATTGTTCCACTAGGGCTGACTATAACTTTCTGTTTTTCAATTAAATATTGATTGCTTTTATTATCAAACAACGCAGGAAAAGGTATTTGATATAAAGATTTGCTAGGAATAAAAACTAGAGTTTGTTGTGGAGAAATAAAAGGTAAAATAGGCTGCAAAACTCCTTGATAAAGCTTTATTAACAAAGGTTTAAATAATTCTTTAGATTTGTTTTGTTCTATCAATTTATAAAACTCTTCAATTAAAGAATTTATTTCTTCTTCTGTTAAAGGCGATTTAATAACATTTATTTTGTCTTTTGTAATAGACCAAATATAAAGATCTCCTGATAAAAAGCATAACTAATTAAAGTAATATAACTAGGTATTTTCTAGGGATGAGGATAATATTTCTTCTAAGTTAAAAGGTTTTGCAATACTATCTATAATAAGTTGAGGCTCATTTAATAACTCTATCTGCCTAGATTTGTTATGTAATAAATCTAATAAAACACGAGCTTGTTTATTTTCTAAATAATTAAATGCAATATCAGGATGATTTAGCTTAAGCTGCAATTGAATCATTTCATCATAAACTTCTTGTGGTTTTTCAAAAAAATTAGTACGAAAAACTTCTTGTTTAATATTTTTACGAGCTATTTCAAACTCTTGAATGCTTGCTTTTAGGTCGTTTTCTGCATTTTGGTAATCATTCAAAACAAGGTAAGCACGGGAGCGTAACAAGTAAAGATAAGAAAGTTTTTCTTGTTGGCTTTTTGCTTTAATATAAGTATCAATAATTTTAGTAAAAAGCTGAATAGATTTTTGAGGATTTACTTCTAAACTATATTCACCTTCTGCGGCAGCTAATTCATTTTCTGCACTTAAACGAAATGTTTTATCTGTAAATTGTGAAAGATATGTTTTTGTTTGTTCAATATCTTTTAGCGCAGCAGCATCTTTGCCTTGTCTTGTGATAAGCTAAACTACGCCAGCGCAGCATAGAAAAAAGATTTTTCTAATTTATTTTTCATAGCTATATCAAATAACTCATCATAAAAGTAGAAAACAATTTTAATTCTATTTGTTTTTGTAAAATAAATGGCTAGTGTTCCAATAGATATAGTATTTTGAATAGTGCTTTCTAATTTATTAATACTTTGTAAAGCCTTATAGTATTGATTAAGAACTTGCTTAGATTGACCTAATTCTGTAAGAAGTTGACCATAATTAACAAATGCTATAGATAAATCACTCCATGCGGAAGTTTGTTTTAGAAGTTTGATTGCTAGAGGCATTATTTCTAATGCTTTAGAGAATTGAAATAACTTCCTTTGTTCTTGACTATTAATTGAGCAAGTGCGTCCTAATAAATAAGGATAATTATATTTTTCTGAAAGTAATTTTGTTTTTTCGAGTGTCTCAAAAGCATTTTTATTTTCTAAACTGAAAAAATAACTACGTGCTTGATAAAAATAAATCAATGCTGTAAAAGCACTATCATCATATTGCTTAAAAATGGCTAAAGCTTCGGCTAAAGGCTTACTAGCTTTAGCAGGATCATTATTTTCATTAAGTTTGTAGCCTTCGTTGTAAAGTAAATGGGCTTGGGCGAGTTGGGACAATGCCTTGGCAGAGTTTGGTTGATCATATACTCGGTAAATTGTCGCTAAACCATCGTCTATCATATGATCTTGGTGGATTTCTATTAAGACTTTGCCTATGGCTTGAATAACCCTTAAAACTTCTTCCCCATTGTCAAAATCACGCTCTAAATAGGATGTTGCCCAGCTAGGGAATAATTCCTCTAAAGCATACATTCGAGCAAAATGAGGGTACTCGCTTACTATTTGTTTTACTGTGGTGTAATCACCTCTAAGAACCGCTGAACTAACTTTAGGTTTTTCCTTCTCCCAAAGTGCTGTTAATGTTGGTTGATTAAGTTCATCAATATATTTGTTAATTTCTGCTTTCCATTCTTCAGACTTTTCTTTTCTTAAATACTTATCCCAGTATTTACCCACTGATATAGATAGATAAAGCTTTTGCAAAATTAATGCTTGGTTATATTGGGCTACTAGTAAATTTGGGTCGGCTGTCACCGCGCTATCAATTACAGATAGAGCTTCAAAAATATCTGCTGGCTGCTCTTCGTCGTGGGCGCGGGCTAGGTAGGCTACGGCTAAATCATTTAACAACTCAGCATTGGTTTTAGCTGCTGGAATTTCTTTTAAGGCTTGCTCTAGTCGCTCAATCGCTAAGTTAAACTCATTACGTAAAATATAAATTAGTGCTTTAGCATGTGCAGTTTCTAGGGTGGGAACAACTATGTCATCAAGCATTATTTCAGCCGCTAGATTTCTAAAGGCTTTTGTTTCATTAGCTCTAGCTCTACTTACTTGATCGCTAGATTCTGCTGAACGTGTAAGCGAAAGGGTTGCAGGAATAAATGGGGTTAATTCAGAAAAATATAAATTAGATAAAACTGGGTCAATAAAAATGCTGGTTTCATAAAGCTTATCGCTAGCTGCATTGCTTTCACCACGAGTAGCCGATCTTGGCGAAATAGATAAAGTATTGTTACGCCTAATGGAATTTTTATTATTGGAGTTAGAAGAATCTTTTTCTTGGGCTAGCAGTTCTTTTTTAAGTTCTTCTAACGCATGATTTACTTTGGTTTTTGCTGATGGAATTGGCGCGACATAGGGAGCATAGGCAAATTCACCACTTAGGCGGGCTTCGGTAGTGCGAATTTTTCCTGCGGCTTTTGCTAGTGCTACCATAGCAGTTTCCTTTTTAGTTTTGATATACCAAATCTTTGTTGCCAACATTGCCATAACAGCAAGAGACAACAAACTAAGGATTGTTAAAACATACTTAGGCTGTAAGAATTTCATATAATAAATTTAGTTTTGGATGGGCTAAAAATGTAACCCAATGAATTTGTTGTAGTTAGTGAATTTATTGTAAATCTTTGTTGGTTTTGATTGTTTAAGATAAACTAGCGTCTAGCTTAATATATTTTTCTCGGTTAAAACGCTTGCCATTATATTGCTTAAGCTAAAAAAAAGTCAAGATTTTATTAAAATTTATTATTAAATAAATTAAATTAATACCTAGTACTTTATTAATATAGGTTAAGATTTATTGATAGAGGTTTATTAATATTTGAGTTACACTTAGATTTTTTTGCATAAGTTCTTAACTACATTGTAAATTAAATATTCTGATATTTTAATCTTAAGCCCCAGCGGGGCGGCATATTTGTAGCGTAGGGTTTCAACCCTACGTATTATTTAAGAAATTAAAAAAATATTAACTTAGTTAATTTACGCCATGTTAACTACTTATCTATAAAATTTTCTTTAGCAATAACAAATAAGACGTAAAAAGCTTTTAGATTTGTACAGAGATTTTATAATCCTAGCACACCTTTTTTTGCTAGGATTTCTTTTAATTTTTCTTTAGTGCGAGTGATTATAGTTTGTACATTATTTGTGTTTAGAACGAAGTTTGGAAGTTCTGCAATTTCACGAGCAGATAAACCGTTAATTACATGAAGATTAAAAATAATTGTATCTCGTGCTGCATTAGGGCCAGAGAGTGCAGATTTTAATAACTCTTTTAATTTTTTAGGAATGATTCTTTCTTCAAACATTACATCTGGAGATGTTTCTAATGTTGCAGGCAAAAGCTCGCTTAAGGGTATTTCTTTTTGTCTATCTATAGGTTTATCTAATTCAACAAAAACAGTAGAACGTTTTTGTGCAATTTCTCGGCGGATTTGGTCTTTTACAACGCTATGAACGACAGTAGCTAAATAAACAAACACAGAATCTTCTGTTATACCCTGAAAATCTTTTAGAATTTTTTGATTATTAGCAAATAACTTAAGAAAAACTTCTTGTATAATTTCTGATGTATCTAATTTAGAGTTGCGAGTTTCACGAAAAACACAAACAGTAATATAGCGGTGAAAACGCTTTATAAATTCTTCCCAAACATCAGCATTGTTACTTCTGCAAAGAGCTATAAGCTCAACAGAAGAAATTATCTGAAGTGGTTTATTTTTATCCATTTAGAATATTCCAACAAGATAAATTACTAGGAATCTTATTTATAAATTCTGGTAGACTATCTATTATTTACTCAATAGTCAAGCATTTAGATGTATACAAACAATTTTTTGTATTTTAGCAGGTTTATCCTAATATTATTTTTTATTTATTCTCCTATTCTTTTTTGATTACACTTAAACTATTTAATGATTGTACTTAAAAAGTTTTATATAAAACTTTTCTTCTAAAAAAGAGTTCTAAATAAATAACACCAGCTAAATACTTACATTAGCTGGTGTTTATAAATTTAAGATAACTTTTGTTTGCTAAAAACTAGAAGAGTAGTTTCAAGCCTAATTGAATGTTACGAGGGCCTCCACCGCCTAAGAATGGATTACCAATGCCTACATCAGGAGTTGCAGTTAGTGGTAAAAATCCAATACCGCGACCTGTTTGAGGGTCAATGCCATTAAAACCGGCATCAACAGCAAAGTTTGGAACAAGGGGAGAAGCAAAGTTAGGATGATTAAAGATATTGTAGAACTCTGCACGAAATTCTAATTTAAGCTTTTCTGTTAGCTCAGTCATTTTAGCTACAGAAAAGTCAAAGTTTTTATAATCAGGCCCAACTAAGGAATTACGCCCTAAAGTACCAAAACGCTGTGTACCTGCTAAACAATCTGCTGCACTGCCTGAACCATTTGGATTTAATATGCAAGGAACTCGGAAAGCTGATAAGTTCAAGAATCTATCAGGGCCTTTTGTTCCTGCAAATGGATCACCAACTAGGTCTGGTCTTGGGAAAAACTCGCCTGTGCCATTGAAATCATCAAAAAGATTTACATTAAAAGGGTTGCCATTTCTTAAGGTGACAAGTCCGCCAACTTGCCAACCACTAGTTAATTTCTTAAATCGTTGGCTAAGTGTAGGCAGTTCATAGTTAAAGTTAAAAACAAATCGGTGACGGCTATCAAAATTAGAGCTAGCTCTTTCTAAATCAGGTCGGTTGCTATCATCAGGTTGTGAAGCATTAGGAACATAATCTTGTCCATCGCTAGCATTATCAATGGAATGTCCATAAGTATAAAAAACAGAAGCAGTTAAACCACGTAGATTACGAGTTCCTAAACTAAGTTGTAAAGAGTTATAGCTAGAAATCGATGTAGTTTCTAGTTGGTTAACATAAAAGAATGTTCCACCAGAAGGTGCAAATGGCCCGTTGTCAAATGGACGTGATAAAGAAACTGTTGGGTTAGGTTGGTTGATGTCTCGATAACGGTAGAGTTTGCGACCTTGTGAACCTACATAGGCTATTTCTACAACTACATTCTTAAAAAGTTCTCTTTGTAAAGTAAGGTTGTAGTTTTGTACATAAGGAGTACGTGAACGACGGTCAACAGCAAAAACATCTGAGTCAGTAAAACCGCTAAATACAGGCGCACCAGGAACTAATTGATTTGTTGCTGAAAAAGAAAATAATATTGGGGATTCTCCTGTTGGGTTATAAGCTGGCCCAGGATTAAAAGTATTAAATGGTAGTTGTCCAACAAAGAAATCTTGTGAAAAACTATCATAAAATAGTCCCCATCCAGCACGTAGCACGGTTTTTCCTTTGCCGTTAATATCCCAACTAATGCCAACACGAGGAGCAAAATTGTCTAAGTCTCGTTCATAAAGGCGTTCTATATCTTTACCAACTTGCACTAGCCCACGAGCAGAGTCAAAGTTACTTAAGCGGTCGCGCTCTTCACCAAGCACGCCAAAATAATCGTAGCGTAAACCATAATTAATAAGGACAGTTGGTTTAATACGAAAACTATCTTGGAAGTAAAACCCAACAGAGTTTTGGAAAGTCCCGCGTTGAGAATCACCCATTGCACTACGTCCACCGCTAGGTCTTCCTGCTAGAAAATCGCTTAAAGAAGCAAAATCAATTCTTCCACGATAACCAGCATCAAAAAAGCCGTTGACAAAAGTTCGTCGAAACTCTACACCAAACTTAAAGTCATGTTTGACATATTTTGAGGAAAAATTATCAATTAATTGTAAATTAGTAGCAATTCTACCTCTAGGAAGAGAGAGATTTGACCCTATTGGCTCAATTGAAGAACCTAAATTTGGGTCTTGACGGATTCTAATTACTGGTAGTCCAAAATCTCTTGGGTTAGTAACACCTGTATTTAGACCAATTGCACCTGGGTTAAAGTCGTTATCTTCAGAAAAAAAGTTTTGCTTAAATCGGTTATAACCAAATCTCAGTTCATTAACTTTTGTACTGGAAATGACTTTAACATAGGAAAGAGATGCAATTTGCACTTTAGTTGGTGTAACAGTGTTAAAGCCAGGTAATTTGCTACCTCCAACTAATGCTAGAGGAAAGCTTTGATCACTATCTCCATAGTAATATCTTCCACTAAGTAAATCTTTTGGAGAAAATGACTGGTCTATTTTTACTGTAGCAGCATTAACATCATTACTTGCACGAGTAGCAACAGAAAGATTTGGAGATGGGTCAAAAAGTGGAACTGGAATATTAGGAGTTGGATAAGGGTTTCGGTTAAGAATTTGGGCAATTATTGGATTTTTTACCCCACCTAAAGCAGCAATTTCAGCCGGATCTGGAACACGTGCTAGACTAGTAACGCCAACTCGCTCACGTTGACCTTCATAGTTGAAATAAAAGAAAGTTTTATTTTTTACAATTGGCCCGCCTAAAGCAAAACCAAATTGATTATTACGAAATGCGTTTTGTGGATTTGGTTTAGTGTTAAAAAAATTACGTGCATCTAATTTGTCATTACGTAAAAATTCTAGCAC is a genomic window of Blastocatellia bacterium containing:
- a CDS encoding CHAT domain-containing protein; this encodes MIEQNKSKELFKPLLIKLYQGVLQPILPFISPQQTLVFIPSKSLYQIPFPALFDNKSNQYLIEKQKVIVSPSGTIFIKCSERNRLLAKQNRTDNLLAVGNPSFNKKSFPNLANLPASEIEAKQISQFYKNSSLLLDKEATKAKFLSLVENYNIIHFAGHAIMDEQSPLYSQLVFAEDEAKKQNSNLYAYELYKQKFNQTKLVVLAACKTANGRNLNNEGIANLARPFLAAGVPTVVASLWNANDRASAELFTRFHQNLIKTGDSVEALQKAQLELINHSDPSFHSPQFWAAFVLLGGN
- a CDS encoding TonB-dependent receptor gives rise to the protein MQYPQIILSKYKLLSILQMLSLLLLTTIFASSIQAQTFRGTILGTVTDPETAVIGGASVTARNIDTGIERTTTTNETGNFSLPELPTGNYELRIERDGFQSALVKNIVVEVASERRVDIVLNLGSVSQAIVVEATIPLLNTTSNQLGQIFESKKIERLPVNGRDFTKLLVISPGTTGDPSGVTDAPGSFGLFSVNGNRGRANNYLLDGTDMNDGYRNLPAINEAGVFGTPATILPLEAVSELAVISNFPPEYGRNSGAIVNIVTKSGTNEFHGSVLEFLRNDKLDARNFFNTKPNPQNAFRNNQFGFALGGPIVKNKTFFYFNYEGQRERVGVTSLARVPDPAEIAALGGVKNPIIAQILNRNPYPTPNIPVPLFDPSPNLSVATRASNDVNAATVKIDQSFSPKDLLSGRYYYGDSDQSFPLALVGGSKLPGFNTVTPTKVQIASLSYVKVISSTKVNELRFGYNRFKQNFFSEDNDFNPGAIGLNTGVTNPRDFGLPVIRIRQDPNLGSSIEPIGSNLSLPRGRIATNLQLIDNFSSKYVKHDFKFGVEFRRTFVNGFFDAGYRGRIDFASLSDFLAGRPSGGRSAMGDSQRGTFQNSVGFYFQDSFRIKPTVLINYGLRYDYFGVLGEERDRLSNFDSARGLVQVGKDIERLYERDLDNFAPRVGISWDINGKGKTVLRAGWGLFYDSFSQDFFVGQLPFNTFNPGPAYNPTGESPILFSFSATNQLVPGAPVFSGFTDSDVFAVDRRSRTPYVQNYNLTLQRELFKNVVVEIAYVGSQGRKLYRYRDINQPNPTVSLSRPFDNGPFAPSGGTFFYVNQLETTSISSYNSLQLSLGTRNLRGLTASVFYTYGHSIDNASDGQDYVPNASQPDDSNRPDLERASSNFDSRHRFVFNFNYELPTLSQRFKKLTSGWQVGGLVTLRNGNPFNVNLFDDFNGTGEFFPRPDLVGDPFAGTKGPDRFLNLSAFRVPCILNPNGSGSAADCLAGTQRFGTLGRNSLVGPDYKNFDFSVAKMTELTEKLKLEFRAEFYNIFNHPNFASPLVPNFAVDAGFNGIDPQTGRGIGFLPLTATPDVGIGNPFLGGGGPRNIQLGLKLLF
- a CDS encoding RNA polymerase sigma factor, whose amino-acid sequence is MDKNKPLQIISSVELIALCRSNNADVWEEFIKRFHRYITVCVFRETRNSKLDTSEIIQEVFLKLFANNQKILKDFQGITEDSVFVYLATVVHSVVKDQIRREIAQKRSTVFVELDKPIDRQKEIPLSELLPATLETSPDVMFEERIIPKKLKELLKSALSGPNAARDTIIFNLHVINGLSAREIAELPNFVLNTNNVQTIITRTKEKLKEILAKKGVLGL